A part of Terriglobia bacterium genomic DNA contains:
- a CDS encoding DEAD/DEAH box helicase, whose protein sequence is MSTASLSKPGTLVHARGREWVVLPDSTDDLLLLRPVGGLDEEITGVLPVVEPVSSATFRLPSEADVGDFTSGQLLRDAARLSTRAAAGPFRSFGRIVVEPRPYQLVPLMMALKLDPVRLLIADDVGIGKTIEACLIARELLDRGEIRRMAVLCPPHLAEQWQRELAEKFHIEAELILSSTIQRLENEISRRDESVFDRHRFTVVSTDFIKTPRHAEDFIRKCPEFVIVDEAHGCTLAGGVGRGRQQRFELLRRMTEDPARHVLLVTATPHSGNEQAFRSLLSLLDGEFADLPLDLDRAGLEGIRRKLARHLVQRRRADIRHYLESDTAFPERKDKEATYTFSKNYRVLFDDIVAFAREYVSEEGGSQSRQRVRYWSALALLRCVSSSPAAAAATLRSRAAVDQAEDEDVDEIGRRTVLDQGDDDDNVTLDFSPGTDTESSKETTRRKLLEFTRRAEAINPADDLKLQGAVREIKTLLKDGFHPVVFCRFVDTAEYVALQLREALPNTVRVESVTSQLPPTEREARIAALAADPGQFVLVCTDCLSEGVNLQKHFNAVLHYDLAWNPTRHEQREGRVDRFGQEKTEVRVVTYYGTDNPIDGVILDVLIRKHKSIKSDLGVTVAVPGSSEQIAEALFEGALFREKTRSGGLQLNLDFIENLAPKKQAIHAEWENARDREKASRSRFAQHTLSPEAVAAELQSVRTAIGRSEDVARFFGTVLQAATVPVQVKGNAVTIFLSNEVPRALRQAIALDEPFTGRFDLPLLDGEIYLGRTSRVIEGLASWTLDQALDPVARDSRPVASRCGIVSTSEVTIRTTLLVVRFRYHLQIAGSDMATILCEEIAPLACTGPADAPQWLKTEDGERLLASRPDRNLTLTAVNQQVGLLLPALSKLQISLVPIANERAAAQLAAHERVREASRSKGRVTIQPVLPVDILGAYVLLPRLN, encoded by the coding sequence ATGAGTACCGCGTCACTATCCAAACCCGGAACCCTGGTCCATGCCCGCGGCCGTGAGTGGGTCGTTCTGCCCGACTCTACGGACGACCTCCTGCTCCTCCGCCCCGTCGGCGGGCTCGACGAGGAGATCACTGGTGTCCTCCCGGTGGTAGAGCCAGTTTCGTCTGCAACGTTCCGGCTTCCAAGCGAAGCGGACGTGGGCGATTTCACCTCGGGACAGCTCCTGCGGGACGCGGCGCGCCTCTCGACCCGCGCTGCCGCGGGACCCTTCCGTAGCTTCGGCCGCATCGTCGTGGAGCCTCGACCTTATCAGCTCGTGCCACTCATGATGGCGCTCAAGCTCGACCCGGTGAGACTGCTGATCGCCGACGACGTGGGAATTGGCAAGACAATCGAAGCATGCCTGATCGCCCGCGAACTTCTGGATCGGGGCGAGATCCGACGGATGGCTGTGCTTTGCCCACCGCACTTGGCCGAGCAATGGCAACGCGAGCTGGCCGAAAAATTTCACATCGAGGCCGAGCTGATTTTGAGCAGTACCATCCAGCGCCTGGAGAACGAGATCAGCCGTCGTGATGAGTCTGTCTTCGACCGCCATCGCTTTACTGTCGTCTCCACCGATTTTATCAAGACCCCTCGTCACGCCGAGGACTTCATCCGCAAATGCCCCGAATTCGTGATCGTGGACGAGGCCCACGGTTGCACGCTGGCGGGCGGTGTTGGGCGCGGCCGACAACAGCGTTTCGAACTCCTTCGCCGCATGACCGAAGACCCGGCGCGGCACGTTTTGCTTGTCACCGCCACGCCCCATAGCGGCAACGAACAGGCGTTCCGCTCGCTGTTGAGCCTGCTCGATGGCGAGTTCGCCGACCTGCCCTTGGATCTCGACCGCGCCGGCCTCGAAGGAATACGCCGTAAGCTTGCCCGCCATCTCGTGCAGCGCCGGCGAGCCGACATCCGCCACTACCTGGAAAGCGACACCGCCTTCCCTGAGCGAAAGGACAAGGAGGCCACATACACCTTCAGTAAGAACTACCGCGTGCTCTTCGATGACATCGTGGCCTTCGCCCGCGAGTACGTGTCCGAGGAAGGCGGTAGCCAAAGCCGCCAACGCGTTCGATACTGGTCGGCCCTGGCACTCCTCCGTTGTGTCTCATCCAGTCCCGCTGCAGCCGCAGCGACCTTGCGCAGCCGCGCCGCTGTAGATCAGGCCGAAGACGAGGACGTGGACGAGATTGGTCGCCGAACGGTTCTTGACCAGGGAGATGATGATGACAACGTCACCCTCGACTTCAGCCCGGGTACCGATACGGAATCGAGCAAGGAAACCACAAGACGCAAGCTTCTGGAGTTCACTCGCCGTGCCGAAGCCATCAATCCCGCTGACGATCTGAAGCTTCAAGGTGCAGTCCGCGAAATTAAGACGCTGCTCAAGGATGGTTTCCACCCGGTTGTGTTCTGCCGCTTCGTTGACACGGCGGAGTACGTCGCCCTCCAACTGCGTGAGGCACTGCCGAACACGGTAAGGGTCGAGTCCGTTACCAGCCAGCTTCCCCCGACGGAGCGCGAGGCGCGTATCGCCGCTCTGGCCGCCGACCCCGGCCAGTTCGTGCTCGTTTGCACCGACTGTCTGTCGGAGGGCGTCAACCTCCAAAAGCATTTCAACGCCGTGTTGCATTACGACCTTGCCTGGAACCCCACGCGCCACGAACAGCGCGAAGGTCGGGTGGACCGATTTGGCCAGGAGAAAACCGAGGTGCGTGTCGTTACCTATTACGGTACCGACAACCCCATCGACGGCGTGATCCTCGATGTGCTGATCCGCAAGCACAAAAGCATCAAGAGCGATCTTGGCGTCACTGTTGCGGTGCCTGGCTCCAGCGAGCAGATTGCAGAGGCGTTGTTCGAGGGCGCGCTCTTCCGCGAGAAGACCAGATCGGGAGGCCTCCAGCTTAATCTCGACTTCATCGAAAACCTCGCGCCGAAGAAACAGGCCATCCATGCTGAGTGGGAGAACGCCCGCGACCGCGAGAAGGCGAGCCGCTCGCGCTTTGCCCAGCACACCCTGAGCCCGGAGGCGGTTGCGGCCGAGCTTCAGAGCGTGCGAACCGCCATTGGTCGCAGTGAGGACGTCGCTCGATTCTTTGGGACTGTCCTTCAGGCGGCGACGGTTCCAGTACAAGTAAAGGGTAACGCCGTGACCATCTTTCTCAGCAATGAAGTCCCGCGTGCTTTGCGCCAAGCCATCGCGCTCGACGAACCATTCACAGGCCGCTTCGATCTCCCGCTTCTTGATGGAGAGATCTATCTCGGTCGCACGAGCCGGGTGATCGAGGGTCTCGCGAGCTGGACGCTCGATCAGGCGCTCGACCCGGTGGCGCGTGACAGCCGACCGGTGGCATCGCGCTGCGGCATCGTCTCCACCTCAGAAGTGACCATACGCACCACCCTTCTGGTGGTGCGCTTCCGCTACCACTTGCAGATCGCTGGATCCGATATGGCAACCATTTTATGCGAGGAGATCGCCCCCCTGGCCTGCACAGGCCCAGCAGATGCGCCGCAGTGGTTGAAGACGGAGGACGGCGAACGGCTGCTGGCATCGCGTCCTGATCGAAACCTCACTCTTACCGCAGTCAACCAGCAGGTTGGTTTGCTGTTGCCTGCGCTGTCCAAGCTCCAGATCTCGCTCGTGCCGATCGCGAACGAACGCGCAGCGGCGCAGCTTGCCGCTCACGAACGGGTGCGCGAAGCCTCACGCTCCAAAGGTCGAGTGACCATTCAGCCTGTGCTTCCCGTGGACATCCTCGGAGCCTACGTTCTATTGCCGAGGTTAAATTAG